A part of Paenibacillus sp. 481 genomic DNA contains:
- a CDS encoding glycosyl hydrolase family 8, with protein MTWKKTFIVTLSSLLLMQTLLLSTPASASPAHAVPPQSVADTVYGQNVDEANVDALATPMRSFPQHVQYASGIIKPNHVSQSQLDQEVRKLYNQWKSTFLTKNPYNGKQYFVHYNLNGAIKPTDIITTSEAHGYGMIATAYMAGHDPEAKKLFDGLYHYYRAHPSQNHPDLMAWQQANRGGKIIDVGGTNSATDGDMDIAYALLLAEKQWGNRTGIDYGRQARQVIKAIMQKDVHQTNNFLKLGDWAQDSDPKYGKGTRPADFMLQHLKAFQSATGDSRWNNVIDATHKAMKDLSEGFAPQTGLLPDFAILENGKWKPSPPSYLEKAEDPLYYYNSARTPWRLGTDVVLTGDQRYAQQLHNLNGWIMWRTGSNPALINGGGYNLDGNEYIKSTKYYDLTFTAPFAVSAMISGANQDWLNKLWSNVTTQPTSRSNYFGDSIRLLSVIVVSGNWWSPN; from the coding sequence TGACATGGAAAAAAACATTCATCGTCACACTTTCATCACTCTTGCTTATGCAAACGTTGTTGCTCTCTACTCCTGCTTCTGCATCCCCTGCTCACGCAGTGCCACCTCAATCTGTAGCAGATACGGTGTATGGGCAGAATGTGGATGAAGCGAACGTCGATGCGCTCGCTACGCCTATGCGTTCATTTCCGCAGCATGTACAATACGCAAGCGGAATCATTAAGCCAAATCACGTTTCGCAATCACAATTAGATCAAGAGGTTCGTAAACTTTACAATCAATGGAAATCAACATTTTTAACCAAAAACCCATACAACGGAAAACAATATTTTGTTCATTACAACCTTAACGGGGCAATAAAACCTACGGACATCATTACAACATCAGAAGCTCACGGTTATGGTATGATCGCAACCGCTTATATGGCTGGACATGATCCTGAAGCTAAAAAATTATTTGATGGATTATACCACTATTATCGTGCCCACCCGAGTCAAAATCATCCTGATTTAATGGCTTGGCAGCAAGCCAATCGAGGAGGAAAGATCATTGACGTTGGTGGCACAAACTCTGCAACAGACGGAGATATGGATATTGCATATGCGTTGTTGCTCGCAGAGAAACAATGGGGCAACCGAACGGGTATTGATTATGGTCGGCAAGCGAGGCAAGTGATTAAAGCAATTATGCAAAAAGACGTCCATCAGACAAACAATTTCTTGAAGCTTGGCGACTGGGCCCAAGACTCCGATCCTAAATACGGTAAGGGTACGCGTCCAGCTGACTTTATGCTGCAGCATTTAAAAGCGTTTCAATCTGCAACAGGCGACTCGCGTTGGAACAATGTTATTGACGCTACTCATAAAGCGATGAAAGATCTTTCCGAAGGTTTCGCACCGCAAACAGGACTTCTTCCTGACTTTGCTATTCTTGAAAATGGAAAATGGAAGCCTTCACCTCCATCGTATTTAGAAAAAGCGGAAGACCCTCTTTATTACTATAATTCAGCTCGTACGCCATGGAGGCTGGGCACTGATGTCGTACTGACAGGAGATCAACGCTACGCACAGCAACTGCATAATCTCAACGGCTGGATTATGTGGCGTACTGGCAGTAATCCTGCCCTCATTAATGGCGGCGGATATAACTTAGATGGTAACGAGTATATTAAATCAACAAAATATTATGATTTAACTTTTACTGCTCCGTTTGCAGTGAGCGCCATGATTAGCGGCGCGAATCAAGATTGGCTCAATAAACTATGGAGCAATGTTACTACTCAACCAACGAGTCGATCCAATTATTTCGGTGACAGCATCCGCTTGCTTAGCGTAATCGTCGTATCCGGCAACTGGTGGTCGCCAAATTAA